AATTAGGGGATTAGCACAAGCTCAGCGCAATATTCAAGATGGTATGGCATTCCTAAAAACGACTGAAGATGGATTAATGAAGACAAATGAAGATATCCAACGATTATATGAAGTATCCATTATGGCTTCAAATGATACAATGGATAACTCCAGTCGGTTAGAGGTACAAGGAGAAGTAGATGGGCTCCTTACTTCCATCCAACAAACTGCAGAAACTGTTCAGTTTAATACTCGAAATCTTTTAGGCCCAGAGACTAGACCAGATAAACAAAAAGATATTTCTATTCAGAGTGGGCCAAATTCTAACGGGAGCATGACGTTGGAGTTGATGGACATCACAACTGGAAGTCTTGGTCTAGCAAACGCATCGGTTGAAACAAGGGAAAATGCAGTGGAACTTATGAAAACCTCAAAAAATGCGATTTCCAACATTGCAGGGTACCTGTCAAAGATAGGATCACAATATTCCAGTCTTGAAAATAATCTTAATAACTCACTAACTTTGCAAAATAGTTTAACAACAATAGAAGCGAATATTCGTGATTCCGATATAGGGAAAGAAGTAATGAACCTAACAATAAATAAATTACTATTAGACGGAATAAATACTTTACATAAATATTCGGATGATCAAAGGCAGAATTTTGAGAAGGTTTTGTTTGAGTAGAATATAGGCTTGTTTGAAAGAATCCTTAATATTATTTTAGAGAAATTTAAAAGGGTGACACACTACTAATGGTAGCGGGTCACCCTTTTTTTAATAAATGATTAATTAGGGCCATCTATTTAAACCTGTCATTTCTTTTTTTGTTAATTTTCAATCAGGTAAAAAAGTGCTTGACTGTCCAAATAGTAGATTTAAAAATCCTCTTTACTATCCATACATGAATGTTTCTTAAAGAAGCTCCCAATTCAAAGGAGTTCCCTTTTTAAGGTCCAATTTGCATGTATTCCCCAAAATCTTCTCATAATACTTTGGTGCTAACCCATAGCCTGGACGAATTACTTTGAGATTATCTTTTGTAAATATCTCTCCTTGCTTAATATCTTCACTAATATAAATAGATCTTCTATACTTTAATGATGCCTCTTCCTGCTTTGTCGCACCATAACGAATTGACCCTAGAGCTTCCCATGCCTGTTTTGTCTCAATAACTAATGATTTCATTTCAGCTGGCTCCATTGAGAATGATGCATCAACTCCACCATCTTCTCGACTAAGTGTAAAATGTTTTTCAATAATGTTGGCTCCTAATGCCACACTTGCCACTGCTACACCAGTTCCCATAGTATGATCTGATAGTCCTACTATACAGTTAAACAATTCTCTCATATGAGGAATTGTCTTTAAATTCGTATTTTTCGGAGTTGCTGGGTATGTACTTGTACACTTTAATAAAACTAAATCTTTGCAGCCTGCTTCTCGTGCAGTTCGTATGGTCTCGTCTAGCTCTGAAACTGTTGCCATTCCAGTTGAAATTATCATCGGCTTTCCCGTGGCTGCAACTTTCTTGATCAATGGGATATCATTATTTTCAAAAGAAGCAATTTTATAAAAAGGCATATCAAGTTCTTCTAAAAAATCCACTGCTGTCTCATCAAAAGGCGTACTAAATGGAATCATTCCTAACTCTCTACATTTATCAAAGATTGGTTTATGCCATTCCCATGGTGTATAGGCTTGTTTATATAATTTATATAATGAATTCCCTTCCCAAAGACTATTTGGGTCATCAATATAAAAATCCCCACTTTTTAGATTTAGTGTCATAGTATCTGCCGTATAGGTTTGAATTTTTAATGCATGTGCACCCGTTTTGGCTGCTTCC
The Neobacillus sp. PS3-40 genome window above contains:
- a CDS encoding flagellin, whose protein sequence is MRLNSQFENKFFDNRRSKITGKLQKAIRNVSSGLKVLGAADNPAGLSISETTRSQIRGLAQAQRNIQDGMAFLKTTEDGLMKTNEDIQRLYEVSIMASNDTMDNSSRLEVQGEVDGLLTSIQQTAETVQFNTRNLLGPETRPDKQKDISIQSGPNSNGSMTLELMDITTGSLGLANASVETRENAVELMKTSKNAISNIAGYLSKIGSQYSSLENNLNNSLTLQNSLTTIEANIRDSDIGKEVMNLTINKLLLDGINTLHKYSDDQRQNFEKVLFE
- the pseI gene encoding pseudaminic acid synthase; translated protein: MNEINLGGRMVGSNHPPFIIAEMSGNHNQSLDRALKIVEEAAKTGAHALKIQTYTADTMTLNLKSGDFYIDDPNSLWEGNSLYKLYKQAYTPWEWHKPIFDKCRELGMIPFSTPFDETAVDFLEELDMPFYKIASFENNDIPLIKKVAATGKPMIISTGMATVSELDETIRTAREAGCKDLVLLKCTSTYPATPKNTNLKTIPHMRELFNCIVGLSDHTMGTGVAVASVALGANIIEKHFTLSREDGGVDASFSMEPAEMKSLVIETKQAWEALGSIRYGATKQEEASLKYRRSIYISEDIKQGEIFTKDNLKVIRPGYGLAPKYYEKILGNTCKLDLKKGTPLNWELL